GCTATTAATTGTATGGTTTATTTTATGGCTACCGATTGTCATTAGTTTTTTTCGGATGGCTATACGTGATAATTGCTCTTAACCTAATCCAAATGGCCTATTGCACAAGggataaattcaaaaataaccagatttacaagtgataattgaaaaatagccacagtttcaaaagtaatcgaaatttagccccttttcatgtaaagataaatttgaacgaaaacactgttcaaaatccgaaaaatattctagcataatatagtgaaattccagcataatatactggactgcagtataatatactggaactctagtatattatactgaaactccagcatattatattggagttccagtataatataccggtccaacataatatgctggaagttcatacacaggtgcactaatctctagtatattatgctggaactttccgcgtgttggagttccagcataatatgctggaagatcatacacatgtgcactaatctccagtatattatgctggattgGTCCGTATTACAGCAAAATAttagctattttttaatgactttacaaacgttgactatttttgaattaccagTTCGAAAATTAGATAACCCATTCTATTTTTACAATGCGCAAGGTTGGACTTCCCAGACCAGCTATTCCTAACTCGCCCATTCAGGCAACAATTCTCATTTCCAAAAGGAAATTATTATGTGGTCGTTTAGACATCAGAATTGTGAAATTTCGAAACAAGTGAATTTTGttttttaagtgaaaatggtatttgaaattagagttgtatttggacatgaatataatttagagttgtttttgaatttttgtaagtaatttgaaatgaaaattttgaaaaacagttttttggagtttttttaaattttcaaaaaatattgaaattcaATTTCAAGTGAAATTTGAAATTGTCATGGCTAAACAttgatttggaaaaataaaaataaaaaaattcgaaaaaaagtttaaaagaaaaaaaaaaagatttatggccaaacgggccctACGTTACATTTACCTAAAAGAAAAGGAGCCCATTTTGACAAAGACCCCTTCGTTCCTTATTGATATAATAATGGTATGGATCAGGAAGGATAATTTTCAGTTATTATGATCAAGACCTAACTCCATTAAACTCACTGACAAAAGCACGTGGATATTTGCAAGACACAAATTAATTCAAAGAGATATGACAAACATCACTCTTTAAATTATGTGGCATAGTTTGAATGGGCCAAAATTTCAGATAGAAGAGAAAACAATTATTAATCAAAATAGTTGTCCGTCCAaccttttaaattaaaaatagttggTGGACgtataacatatatataaatgtgtataatcaatatataccGGCTAGAAAAAACAAACATTAAATCTGACCCACTATTTGTGCAACAAACTCAATAGAAAAGAAGTTTTTAAAAATTTGTGTCCGTAaacatgttataatatttgttTGAATATAAAAGTTTATCGCTAAGaataaaattaaaagtttaaattaaattattttcaaatttagaaagttaTCCTTCCTATTGGAACCAGAGGTGGACCTATGTGTTATAGTGAGAGGTTATCGGACCCCGTAAGTTTTGGCATaaattttatatatgtatatgtatatacctTGAAAATGATTAATTTAAAACGCTCGACACCGTAAACATTAAAAGCTTTTAGGGGCACAATGAACATAATATTGTGCACCTGTTGTGTAAAGTCTTGGATCTGCCATCTGACTAGAAGGGAGGAAAAAAGAGATGTTACTACATAAATTGAAATGATGAGCAGATGACCTTTAGTACAATAAGAATCAGAGACAACTTTCTTAAGGAGAAAAAGGAGAGGTAGAGCCATATGGAAAACAAATTAGAAAAGAAGCCTCGAGTTCTCTGCCTCCATGGCCATGGAGCCAGTgctgaaatattgaagaaagaaATGGAACTTGGTTGGCCTCAAACTGTACTTGAGAAGCTCGATTTGGTGTTCTTAAATGGACCTTTTCTACTTCAAGATAAAGTCGACTCTCATGGCATTTTTCATCCACCCTACTTTGAATGGTTCCAAAATGATAAGGTTGTACCTCTTTCTTAACCTATAGTTTTTAATATAGAacgggttcaatgctaaaaatataatatttgtgtTTATGTATGTTAATTTTGAGCAGAGGGTTTATCAGAAATAACATTTTTATTTGCATAAAGGTAGGGGTAACATTGCATACTCACTACCCTCCTCAGGCCCAACCGGTGAAACTACGctggatatgttgttgttgttgaatccaaTACTATAAATCTTAAAGGTTGAACTTATAGAGACTAATTCTTGAATCCAACTCTATTAAGGGGTTCAGTAGAATCAAGAGATTCGGCCGGGTCGAACCTTATATCTACGTACATATATGTGTCCGTTTGTGTGAGAGTTGAGCTAAATTTATATTGAAGAATCCATTCTTTTACTCAAAACATATAGCGTCTAAATTTTGGATTCACCATTGCTAAGAGAGGACCACTCTTGTTCCGAAAATAAAGCAAGAAGCTAATTAAATTGAACAAAAGCTAGGATACATTTGAATTTCTTGTATAAAcatagaaaatataaatttattgaaCTACTGATGGTGGATATTTTGATTTTAAATCTTTCACTAATTTGGTATAATACAATTTACTATCTTGTAGGACTACAAAGAATTTTACAATTTCGATGAATGTGTTGAATACGTAGAAGCTAACATGGAGAAGTATGGACCATTTGATGGTGTTCTAGGTTTCTCTCAGGTAAGTATTATTATTCCATTCTTGGATTCTTAGATAAATtaatgaaaattttcttttctattacttctattTTAGGGAGCGGTTTTAACTGCATCAATGCCTGGAATGCAAAGGGTAAAAGTGGCTCTGACCAAAGTACCAAATATAAAATTTGTGATCATAATATCAGGGGCCAAATTTGGAGGGCGTGAACTTGGATTGCCCAAGCTTGCTGCTAATGCATTTTCATCTCCTATCGAGTGCCCATCTCTACACTTCATAGGTactaatttttgcattttttttgctCTGCAGCCCTATGTTGTTTGGTTCTGTTACTACTTTGTTACACcaaaaaatagcaacaaaaaaaaaaaataataataaacttGGCTACAAAACAATGTTCTCATAACatctctcaattaatttttcttCATTAACTTGTGGTATTCTAAATTGCTACTATGACAGTTTAGTTAGAGTATTAGACTCCATCTATTCCGCTAGATTCGACTTAGTTACTTGTGACACTTTGATTGAGGGCGGACTGTTTAGGATGAGTCAAGGTAAAAGATTTTTA
The sequence above is drawn from the Nicotiana tabacum cultivar K326 chromosome 13, ASM71507v2, whole genome shotgun sequence genome and encodes:
- the LOC107819360 gene encoding uncharacterized protein LOC107819360 isoform X1, encoding MENKLEKKPRVLCLHGHGASAEILKKEMELGWPQTVLEKLDLVFLNGPFLLQDKVDSHGIFHPPYFEWFQNDKDYKEFYNFDECVEYVEANMEKYGPFDGVLGFSQGAVLTASMPGMQRVKVALTKVPNIKFVIIISGAKFGGRELGLPKLAANAFSSPIECPSLHFIGEKETKKPNEEELVKCFVNPVVIYHPEGHKVPNLDAESVETVIAFINKVKKIKMQLQGNSKM
- the LOC107819360 gene encoding esterase FUS5 isoform X2, with the translated sequence MENKLEKKPRVLCLHGHGASAEILKKEMELGWPQTVLEKLDLVFLNGPFLLQDKVDSHGIFHPPYFEWFQNDKDYKEFYNFDECVEYVEANMEKYGPFDGVLGFSQGAVLTASMPGMQRVKVALTKVPNIKFVIIISGAKFGGRELGLPKLAANAFSSPIECPSLHFIDAESVETVIAFINKVKKIKMQLQGNSKM